From the genome of Deferribacteraceae bacterium V6Fe1:
CACGTTCCATCATCTTCCCTTTTACTTGCCAGTAATTCTTGATTTTTAATTCTTCTGTTTTATTGATTCCCACAATGCCGGTCAATGTATTATTTACTTTAGTTGCTTTGACAAGCTTAGGGGCTACTGCACTGATATTCTTTTTTAAATCAATGTTTCTTATTTTTTCAGTTACATCTTTTTCTGACAAATACTTAACTTCATACGACAAGTTTCCGAGGTGCACACCGCCGTAGGAAACATTTATCTCATCCGTTTTGGGGTAAACAAGTATGTTGGCTCCAAATTTGTTTAGCTTCTCTTCAAGTGCATGTGATACGGTCGAGGATACTTTATTTAGTGCAACAGATGAAATTATCCCGATTGAAAACACTAACATTAGGATTAATGTTTTGAAAAATTTCACCTTTAAGTTTTTTAGAGGTATAGTAAAAATTGTCATTTACTCACCCCTTAAAAGTAAAAAGCGCCTTTTTTAATATCGGCTACCTGTATTTCAAGGTATTGTCCATTGATTTTTCTATCAAGTGGTGCAGGGTTGCATCCCCCTCTAACTTCGTTTATTTTTGACTCATGAAATTTTTGACCGCAATTATTACATACTACAAAATCCCCTTCCTGACGATAACCTTTCTTTTCGGGATAACATACATCGCAGGCATCAAAAGCCGCCCTGATTGTTCCGTTATTATCCTGCAATACAAAAAACTTTACCGGTCTGCCATTATTTTCAAATTCGTAGTAATGGATTATGCCGTCACTGACTTTTGATACCGGGATTTTAACAATGCCATTTTCAGGCTTTACTTTTTCGTATTTGCCACTTTGGCAGCCTACTAAAAACAACAGAGCAATTAAACTAAAAAAAAGTTTTTTCATATTTCACCTCACAATTTTTTTCAAAATAAAGCAACATTTTTGCCAAAATGATAAGTAGCTGTTAACTAAGAAATGTTATTTTGGTTGGTTAAAGTAGTGTAGA
Proteins encoded in this window:
- a CDS encoding DUF2318 domain-containing protein, with product MKKLFFSLIALLFLVGCQSGKYEKVKPENGIVKIPVSKVSDGIIHYYEFENNGRPVKFFVLQDNNGTIRAAFDACDVCYPEKKGYRQEGDFVVCNNCGQKFHESKINEVRGGCNPAPLDRKINGQYLEIQVADIKKGAFYF